A genomic segment from Amygdalobacter nucleatus encodes:
- a CDS encoding ATP-binding protein, whose amino-acid sequence MIITGIRRSGKTYLLNKLFYNHLVESGVEESHIIKFAFDSGRDLLKIGEDLMSLDVLSGERLVDPKKFLNYIMSETNDNEKFYILLDEVQLLASFEQVLNGFLRQANFDVYVTGSNSKFLSKDVITEFAGRGDEVHVMPLVFSEFLEAYAGDKEDAFAEYQVYGGLPAQVLMQSDEDKMNYLKGQLENVYLRDVVHRYDICITTELEDLLNILASGISTLTNPNKLAATFQSIKNTKISANTIDKFIGYFEDSFMLNKVYRYDVKGRKYIGTPYKIYFEDIGLRNARLNFRQVEATHLMENIIYNELRYRGYMVDVGMVVKRENSNGCDVKKQLEVDFVVNRGSKRYYVQSAYSLPDVEKINQEKASLLNIADSFKKILVVKDRIKPYWDENGILTINLFDFLLNKDSLDL is encoded by the coding sequence GTGATTATTACTGGAATCAGAAGAAGTGGAAAGACTTATCTACTTAATAAACTTTTTTATAACCATTTAGTTGAAAGCGGTGTTGAAGAAAGCCATATCATCAAATTTGCCTTTGACTCAGGCCGAGATTTATTAAAAATCGGCGAAGATTTAATGAGCTTAGATGTTCTCAGTGGCGAAAGATTAGTTGATCCCAAAAAGTTTTTAAACTATATCATGAGCGAAACAAATGATAATGAAAAATTTTATATTCTCTTAGATGAAGTTCAATTGTTGGCATCGTTTGAGCAAGTATTAAACGGCTTTTTACGTCAAGCTAATTTTGATGTTTATGTTACTGGTAGTAATTCTAAATTTCTATCTAAAGATGTCATCACTGAATTTGCAGGCAGAGGAGATGAAGTGCATGTTATGCCTTTGGTATTTTCTGAATTTCTCGAAGCTTACGCTGGCGATAAGGAAGATGCCTTTGCTGAATACCAGGTGTATGGCGGCTTACCAGCACAGGTTTTAATGCAGTCGGATGAAGATAAGATGAATTATCTGAAAGGGCAATTAGAAAATGTCTATTTACGTGATGTTGTTCACAGGTACGATATATGCATAACTACTGAATTAGAAGATTTACTCAATATTTTGGCGTCAGGTATTTCCACGCTTACAAACCCAAACAAACTAGCTGCTACTTTCCAATCAATAAAAAACACAAAAATTTCAGCTAATACAATCGATAAGTTTATCGGCTATTTTGAAGATTCATTTATGCTGAACAAAGTGTATAGATATGACGTAAAAGGTAGAAAATATATTGGAACACCCTACAAAATATATTTTGAAGATATAGGACTGAGAAATGCACGCTTAAATTTTAGACAAGTTGAAGCAACTCACTTGATGGAAAATATTATTTATAACGAACTAAGATACCGTGGCTATATGGTTGATGTAGGAATGGTCGTAAAAAGAGAAAATTCTAATGGTTGTGATGTTAAGAAACAGCTTGAGGTTGACTTTGTAGTTAATCGTGGCAGTAAAAGATATTATGTCCAGTCAGCATATAGTCTTCCTGACGTCGAAAAAATAAATCAAGAAAAAGCATCTTTGCTAAATATCGCTGATTCGTTCAAAAAAATTCTAGTTGTAAAAGATCGCATAAAACCATATTGGGATGAGAACGGCATACTTACCATAAATTTGTTTGACTTTTTGTTAAACAAGGATAGTTTAGATTTGTAA
- a CDS encoding thiamine diphosphokinase, which translates to MQETRRCVIVGAANIKNYASCKTYLAETDFYAYCDGALRHQEQLGAKPNLIVGDFDSFKATEAIAIARKYASEIITLPRAKDDTDSMYAAKIMLKRGYRQFVLIGLIGERMDHSLANIALLLYLYKHGCQVLLVDDYAEYEIIGRAGCKISDKFAYFSLLTVNGDASQINITGAKFPLTNGCINCAEQYATSNEVLKGQVAEVKVGQGELLLMRLY; encoded by the coding sequence ATGCAAGAAACTAGGCGCTGCGTTATAGTGGGCGCAGCCAATATTAAAAATTATGCAAGTTGCAAAACTTATCTTGCTGAGACAGACTTTTATGCCTATTGTGATGGCGCTTTGCGACATCAAGAACAATTAGGCGCTAAACCTAATTTGATCGTGGGCGACTTTGATAGCTTTAAGGCAACTGAAGCTATAGCTATTGCGCGAAAATATGCCTCTGAAATTATCACATTGCCGAGAGCCAAAGATGACACTGATAGCATGTATGCCGCCAAAATTATGCTTAAACGAGGCTATCGCCAATTTGTTTTGATAGGCTTGATTGGTGAGCGCATGGATCACAGTCTGGCTAATATTGCGCTTTTGCTTTATTTATACAAGCACGGCTGCCAAGTGCTTTTGGTGGATGACTATGCAGAGTATGAAATTATTGGCCGAGCTGGCTGTAAAATCAGTGATAAATTTGCTTACTTTTCGTTACTGACTGTAAACGGCGATGCCAGCCAAATTAATATCACGGGCGCCAAATTCCCACTTACTAACGGTTGCATTAATTGTGCTGAACAATATGCCACCAGTAATGAGGTATTAAAAGGACAGGTAGCTGAAGTTAAAGTTGGCCAGGGAGAATTACTCTTAATGCGCTTGTACTGA
- the pyrE gene encoding orotate phosphoribosyltransferase: MENQVLELLKQSHSLLEGHFLLSSGKHSDRYIQCAQVCMYPERLATICQVIKERLTEANVKVDCVVGPAMGGIIVAYELARSLGVRAMFTERENNIMTFRRGFQVKRGEKVLIVEDVVTTGKSSLESAAVVAQQGGEVVGIASIVDRSNGQFTAKPLYPAISLQVKAYEAGECPLCRDGKLPVVKPGSRKM; this comes from the coding sequence ATGGAAAATCAAGTTTTGGAATTATTAAAACAAAGTCATAGCTTGTTGGAGGGACATTTTTTGCTGTCCTCTGGTAAGCATAGCGATCGCTATATTCAATGTGCGCAGGTTTGCATGTACCCTGAGCGTTTAGCCACAATTTGCCAAGTGATCAAGGAACGTTTGACTGAAGCAAATGTAAAGGTGGATTGTGTGGTAGGACCAGCTATGGGCGGTATAATTGTGGCTTATGAATTAGCCCGCAGCTTAGGCGTACGTGCTATGTTTACCGAACGTGAAAATAATATCATGACCTTCCGCCGTGGCTTCCAGGTTAAGCGGGGTGAAAAAGTGTTGATTGTAGAAGATGTAGTCACAACGGGTAAATCTTCGTTGGAGAGTGCAGCAGTAGTAGCTCAACAAGGCGGCGAAGTTGTGGGCATTGCGTCAATTGTTGATCGCAGTAACGGCCAATTTACAGCCAAACCCTTATATCCAGCTATCAGCTTACAAGTTAAGGCTTATGAGGCAGGCGAGTGCCCATTGTGCCGTGATGGCAAATTACCAGTCGTTAAACCAGGTAGCCGCAAAATGTAA
- the nth gene encoding endonuclease III, producing MPKLYTAQEICRIVDAMITLYPQDRSELNFTNSFELLCAVVLSAQTTDKAVNKVTPDLFNAYPKAKAMSEASEESISAYIKTIGLYKNKAKYLKQLSSQLISKFNGEVPQTREELTSLSGVGRKTANVVLANAFDIPAFAVDTHVERICKRFQFVEKDASVLDVEKKMTKVLPPSLWRQSHHSILLFGRYQCVARKHEHQVCIERLKQVMEEAELLERLPKEC from the coding sequence ATGCCAAAATTGTACACAGCCCAAGAAATTTGTAGAATTGTTGACGCCATGATTACTCTGTATCCACAAGATCGCTCCGAGCTCAACTTTACAAACAGCTTTGAATTGTTATGTGCAGTTGTTTTGAGTGCGCAAACAACCGACAAAGCCGTCAACAAAGTAACGCCCGATCTATTTAATGCCTATCCGAAAGCTAAAGCCATGAGTGAGGCGAGTGAAGAGAGCATTAGTGCATATATCAAAACAATTGGCTTGTACAAAAATAAAGCGAAATATCTCAAACAATTATCTAGCCAGCTAATTAGCAAATTTAATGGTGAAGTGCCTCAGACGAGAGAAGAACTTACCTCATTGAGCGGAGTGGGGAGAAAGACAGCTAACGTTGTTTTGGCCAATGCTTTCGATATCCCAGCCTTTGCGGTGGACACACATGTGGAACGTATCTGTAAACGGTTCCAGTTTGTTGAGAAGGACGCTTCTGTTTTAGACGTAGAGAAGAAAATGACCAAAGTTTTGCCACCTAGCTTGTGGCGCCAATCGCATCATTCAATCTTGTTGTTCGGGCGCTATCAGTGCGTGGCGAGAAAGCATGAACATCAAGTTTGCATAGAACGCTTAAAGCAGGTTATGGAAGAAGCTGAATTGTTAGAACGCTTACCTAAAGAGTGTTGA
- a CDS encoding Na/Pi symporter produces MAGGLALFLYGMHLMGDNLTKFAGSKFRYYIEKYTSNPILGAIVSLLFTGLEMMGNALQDLQYVDGFQSLIVKFSAYPLLATLAGALITGVVQSSSAVVGIIQVLYSKEVITLYAAVGLTFGANIGTTVTGALACLSTASLSAKRISLFHLIFNVIVSLLFLILIEPFVYCLIGISDYFALNKLMTVVVGHFLFNLIGMLIFCRFVSKLCMS; encoded by the coding sequence ATTGCTGGCGGTTTAGCACTTTTTCTCTATGGTATGCATCTGATGGGCGACAACTTGACGAAGTTTGCCGGCAGCAAATTCCGTTATTACATCGAAAAATATACCTCCAATCCGATTCTAGGCGCGATAGTGAGCCTGCTGTTTACAGGCTTAGAAATGATGGGAAATGCTTTGCAAGATTTACAATATGTCGATGGATTTCAGAGCTTAATTGTTAAGTTCTCTGCTTATCCTTTACTAGCTACTTTAGCAGGTGCGCTTATCACAGGCGTTGTGCAATCTTCATCTGCAGTTGTTGGTATTATTCAAGTTTTATATAGCAAAGAGGTTATTACACTTTATGCAGCTGTCGGTTTAACTTTTGGTGCTAACATTGGTACAACTGTCACAGGGGCGTTAGCTTGTTTAAGTACAGCTAGTTTGTCGGCTAAACGAATTTCACTCTTTCATTTAATTTTTAATGTCATAGTTTCATTGCTCTTCTTAATTTTAATTGAGCCATTTGTTTATTGCCTGATTGGTATCAGTGACTATTTCGCTTTGAACAAATTAATGACAGTAGTAGTTGGACATTTTCTCTTTAACTTAATTGGTATGCTGATTTTTTGCCGCTTTGTAAGCAAATTGTGCATGTCTTAG